A genome region from Dendrosporobacter quercicolus includes the following:
- a CDS encoding 2-hydroxyacid dehydrogenase, with product MGKFNVVMTRALLPAAQEKLAESCIIRVLGQEEQPDSSNFREWLKTADGLVVNSSMPIDERLLAAAPNLRVIVQPAVGYDNIDVEACTRRSIPVGNTPGVLVEATADLTFGLLLCAARRIHEGWDFVLKGKWSDGGNLSFGFDLAGKTLGIVGLGRIGLAVARRAQVFGMKVIYHNRRRRPDEQALGVAYAAFDELLVQADCIIVLSPLSAQTKGMFSREQFAKMKPSAYFVNAARGPIVDTDALVEALTAETIAFAAMDVTDPEPLPADHPLLKLPNVLITPHIGSATTETRTAMALLTADNLLAGLNKQPLPACVNNEVNYK from the coding sequence TTGGGCAAATTTAACGTAGTAATGACCAGGGCGCTGCTGCCGGCCGCGCAGGAAAAGCTGGCCGAAAGCTGCATTATCCGGGTGCTGGGTCAGGAGGAACAGCCGGATTCGTCAAACTTTCGGGAATGGCTCAAAACTGCCGACGGGCTGGTGGTCAACAGCAGTATGCCTATTGATGAACGTTTGCTGGCTGCCGCCCCCAATTTGCGGGTGATTGTTCAGCCGGCAGTCGGTTACGACAACATTGATGTTGAGGCCTGCACCCGCCGGAGCATTCCGGTGGGAAACACACCGGGCGTACTGGTGGAAGCAACGGCCGATTTAACTTTCGGGTTGTTGCTGTGCGCAGCCCGGCGTATTCATGAAGGCTGGGATTTCGTTCTTAAGGGCAAATGGAGTGACGGCGGCAATCTGTCGTTTGGTTTTGATTTGGCGGGCAAGACCCTGGGCATTGTCGGCCTGGGGCGTATTGGCCTGGCGGTCGCCAGGCGGGCGCAGGTATTTGGCATGAAGGTCATCTATCATAATCGCCGCCGGCGTCCTGATGAGCAGGCGCTCGGCGTTGCCTACGCCGCCTTTGACGAGCTTCTGGTCCAGGCCGACTGCATTATTGTGCTCAGTCCGCTTTCGGCGCAAACCAAGGGGATGTTCAGCCGGGAGCAGTTTGCCAAAATGAAACCATCCGCTTATTTTGTCAATGCGGCCAGAGGCCCGATTGTTGATACCGACGCGCTGGTGGAAGCGCTGACGGCAGAGACCATTGCCTTTGCCGCAATGGATGTCACTGATCCGGAGCCCTTGCCGGCGGATCATCCGTTGCTCAAACTGCCGAATGTACTGATTACCCCCCATATCGGCAGCGCCACAACTGAAACCAGAACCGCCATGGCGCTGCTGACGGCGGATAATTTACTGGCCGGCCTGAACAAACAGCCTTTACCGGCTTGCGTAAATAACGAGGTCAACTACAAGTAA
- a CDS encoding divergent polysaccharide deacetylase family protein, producing MAKKSNRGRWLVLAFVFLALALYGYMENQSTPKQEDGQSRYETEKSGAGAAADFSQTARAIHGAVDSALSAQGIGARIARSTDREVPRQEIEGTIRWHFREIVGQSSGDAAALERALASAAAPAGGALLTVQPDTYQGQPVLRIDVGIRDELGGEPLTIVTDRLYIADRQKAADQAPVNVRGELALVIDDFGYSREPITAFAAIDKPLTFAVLPYRTYSNEAAARGLSAGHQIILHLPLEPLAAAEQSEKTTIMVEMSDDDIQAATVRAVQAVPGIIGVNNHQGSRSTADQRVMRNVLAVLKDRHLFFIDSRTNSQSVAYATAQELGVRSGENNIFVDNEDDVAAIKRQLRSAGQIAIRNGRAIAIGHARMNTAAAVRQMLPEFEAAGIKLVFASQLLK from the coding sequence ATGGCAAAGAAAAGCAATCGAGGTCGTTGGTTAGTCCTGGCTTTCGTTTTTCTGGCGCTGGCACTTTACGGCTATATGGAGAACCAGTCAACGCCGAAGCAAGAGGACGGTCAATCGCGCTATGAGACCGAAAAATCAGGGGCAGGCGCCGCTGCTGATTTTTCGCAGACAGCGCGCGCGATTCATGGCGCTGTTGACAGTGCGCTGTCTGCACAGGGGATTGGCGCCAGGATAGCCCGGTCTACAGACCGGGAAGTTCCCCGCCAGGAGATTGAAGGAACCATTCGCTGGCATTTCCGGGAAATAGTCGGACAGAGTTCCGGGGACGCGGCTGCGCTTGAGCGGGCGCTGGCGTCTGCGGCCGCTCCGGCCGGCGGGGCGCTGTTAACCGTTCAGCCTGATACTTATCAGGGCCAGCCGGTGCTCAGAATAGATGTTGGGATAAGAGATGAGCTGGGCGGTGAGCCGCTGACCATTGTCACCGACAGGCTGTATATTGCCGACAGGCAAAAAGCTGCGGACCAGGCGCCGGTGAACGTGCGGGGAGAATTAGCGCTGGTTATTGATGATTTTGGTTACAGCAGGGAACCGATAACCGCTTTTGCGGCGATTGACAAGCCGTTAACTTTTGCGGTACTGCCTTACCGTACTTACAGCAATGAAGCAGCAGCACGCGGTCTCAGCGCCGGTCATCAGATCATTCTGCACTTGCCGCTTGAGCCGCTTGCCGCAGCTGAGCAGTCGGAAAAAACAACGATTATGGTTGAGATGAGCGATGACGATATTCAGGCGGCCACTGTCCGGGCAGTGCAGGCGGTTCCCGGCATTATCGGCGTTAATAATCATCAGGGTTCCCGCAGTACGGCGGATCAGCGGGTAATGCGCAATGTGCTTGCCGTGCTGAAGGACAGACATTTATTTTTCATTGACAGCCGGACGAATAGTCAGTCGGTGGCTTATGCCACGGCGCAGGAGCTGGGAGTGCGGTCCGGAGAAAATAATATATTTGTGGACAATGAGGATGATGTCGCGGCAATTAAGCGGCAATTGCGCAGCGCCGGACAGATTGCGATCCGCAACGGTCGCGCGATTGCCATCGGCCATGCCCGGATGAATACGGCAGCTGCTGTGCGGCAAATGCTGCCGGAGTTTGAGGCGGCTGGGATTAAACTGGTATTTGCATCACAATTATTGAAATAG
- a CDS encoding SagB/ThcOx family dehydrogenase, with protein sequence MSKTTGQEFMLKTRYAYLTGSGQSQGAAPPELELPCDPAGLSIQLPEPELLPDHHVNFLELIEMRTSSRQYGNEPLTLPELSYLLWCTQGVKLVMPGSATFRTVPSAGARHAFETYLFVNRVAGLEAGLYRFLAIDHKLVAVPGIAGGSEELTAACLHQQTVKNSAVTFLWTAVAARMIWRYGERGYRYLHLDAGHVCQNLYLAAGTLHCGVCAIAAFDDEKINACLGLDGERQFVIYAATVGK encoded by the coding sequence ATGAGTAAAACTACCGGTCAGGAGTTTATGCTGAAAACCCGTTATGCCTATTTAACGGGATCGGGGCAATCCCAGGGAGCCGCTCCGCCGGAACTGGAACTGCCTTGTGACCCGGCCGGCCTAAGCATACAGCTGCCTGAACCTGAGCTGCTGCCGGATCATCATGTGAACTTTCTGGAACTGATCGAAATGAGGACAAGTTCGCGGCAGTATGGCAACGAGCCGCTTACGCTGCCGGAACTGTCTTATCTGCTTTGGTGCACCCAGGGCGTGAAACTGGTGATGCCTGGCTCGGCAACCTTCCGGACGGTGCCTTCCGCCGGGGCCAGACATGCGTTTGAGACCTATTTATTTGTGAATCGAGTGGCTGGGCTGGAAGCTGGCTTATACCGGTTTTTGGCAATTGATCATAAACTGGTCGCCGTTCCGGGAATCGCCGGCGGCAGCGAGGAGCTTACGGCGGCCTGCTTACATCAGCAAACAGTGAAAAACAGTGCGGTTACCTTCCTGTGGACGGCGGTAGCCGCCCGAATGATCTGGCGGTATGGTGAACGCGGCTATCGCTATCTGCATCTGGATGCGGGACATGTCTGTCAGAATCTGTACCTGGCGGCAGGGACTTTGCACTGCGGCGTCTGCGCGATTGCCGCGTTTGACGATGAAAAAATCAATGCTTGCTTAGGACTGGACGGGGAACGGCAATTTGTCATCTATGCCGCGACAGTCGGGAAATAA
- the hisIE gene encoding bifunctional phosphoribosyl-AMP cyclohydrolase/phosphoribosyl-ATP diphosphatase HisIE, protein MNFTNIKFDANGLIPAIIQDVKSNTVLMLAYMNEQALHKTVETGLTWFYSRSRQALWHKGETSGNVQKVIDIYYDCDADSLLVKVEQTGAACHEGTFSCFSRKLGQTDSQGEKLFAPEEVYGQSPATVLHDLYHVINNRRDNPKEGSYTTYLFEKGQDKILKKVGEESAETIIASKNNDNNELLYEMADLWYHCLVLLAYHKVSPSELLAELLKRRK, encoded by the coding sequence ATGAATTTTACGAATATCAAATTTGACGCCAATGGCTTAATCCCGGCAATTATTCAGGATGTAAAGAGCAATACTGTGTTAATGTTGGCCTATATGAATGAACAAGCGCTGCACAAAACGGTAGAGACCGGCTTGACCTGGTTTTACAGCCGCAGCCGTCAAGCGCTCTGGCACAAGGGCGAGACTTCCGGCAATGTGCAAAAGGTGATTGATATCTACTATGATTGTGACGCCGATAGCCTGCTGGTCAAGGTAGAGCAAACAGGCGCTGCCTGCCACGAGGGCACCTTTTCCTGCTTTAGCCGCAAGCTGGGCCAAACGGACAGTCAGGGTGAGAAGCTGTTTGCTCCGGAGGAGGTCTACGGGCAGTCTCCCGCTACGGTGCTGCATGATTTATATCATGTCATAAATAATCGCCGGGACAATCCGAAAGAGGGATCTTATACTACCTATCTGTTTGAAAAAGGTCAGGACAAGATTCTGAAAAAAGTTGGCGAGGAGTCGGCTGAAACGATCATTGCTTCAAAGAACAACGACAATAACGAGCTGTTGTATGAAATGGCTGATCTTTGGTATCATTGCCTGGTACTGCTGGCCTATCATAAGGTTAGCCCCAGCGAATTGCTGGCCGAGCTGCTAAAACGGAGGAAATAG
- the hisF gene encoding imidazole glycerol phosphate synthase subunit HisF, with protein MYTKRIIPCLDVKDGRVVKGTNFVGLRDAGDPVELAGIYDREIADELVFLDITASCEERNTLVQMVEQTAAQVFIPFTVGGGIRTGDDIRRMLKAGADKVSLNTAAIKNPDIIAEGARRYGSQCIVLAVDARRTGADRWEVYINGGRTPTGLDVLEWVKKATALGAGEILLTSMDKDGTKDGYDIALTRAVSEAVSVPVIASGGAGELSHFYDVLTAGKADAVLAASVFHYGQFTVRQVKEYLKSRGVEVRL; from the coding sequence TTGTACACTAAGCGAATCATTCCCTGCCTGGATGTTAAGGACGGGCGGGTGGTTAAAGGAACGAATTTTGTCGGCCTGCGCGATGCCGGCGATCCGGTGGAGCTTGCTGGTATTTATGACCGGGAAATTGCCGATGAATTGGTTTTCCTGGACATTACCGCTTCCTGTGAGGAGCGCAATACCCTGGTACAGATGGTGGAGCAGACTGCCGCCCAGGTATTTATCCCGTTTACGGTGGGCGGGGGAATTCGAACCGGCGATGATATCCGCAGAATGCTAAAGGCTGGTGCGGATAAGGTTTCACTGAATACGGCGGCCATCAAAAATCCGGACATTATCGCTGAAGGCGCCCGGCGTTACGGCAGTCAGTGCATTGTATTGGCGGTGGACGCCCGCAGGACAGGCGCCGACCGGTGGGAAGTTTATATCAACGGCGGACGGACGCCAACCGGGCTTGATGTGCTGGAGTGGGTAAAAAAGGCCACTGCTCTGGGGGCGGGAGAAATTTTACTGACCAGCATGGATAAGGACGGGACGAAGGATGGTTATGATATTGCTCTGACCAGAGCGGTGTCCGAAGCGGTAAGCGTGCCGGTCATTGCTTCAGGCGGAGCAGGTGAATTAAGTCATTTTTACGATGTGCTGACAGCCGGGAAAGCTGATGCTGTTTTGGCGGCATCAGTATTTCATTACGGTCAGTTTACCGTTCGCCAGGTTAAGGAGTATCTAAAATCACGCGGAGTGGAGGTGCGGTTATGA
- the hisA gene encoding 1-(5-phosphoribosyl)-5-[(5-phosphoribosylamino)methylideneamino]imidazole-4-carboxamide isomerase, with translation MIVFPAIDIRGGKCVRLTEGRFDQETVFGEQPVDMARRWAGEGAEFLHVVDLDGALAGKPVNTDAIREIVQAVDIPVQLGGGIRSLETIAALLAAGIHRVILGSVAVRRPDLVKAACDRFGGRIVVGIDARDGQAAVEGWGVTGGVSAGELAQKMAAAGVERIIYTDIARDGTLSGVNVAATAALARLAGIPVIASGGVSGIDDIKAVKTAEADGVEGVIVGKAIYTGSLSLTEAIDWARGG, from the coding sequence GTGATTGTTTTTCCGGCGATTGATATCCGGGGGGGAAAGTGCGTCCGTTTGACGGAAGGACGGTTTGATCAGGAAACGGTTTTTGGCGAGCAGCCGGTGGATATGGCCAGGCGCTGGGCCGGTGAAGGGGCTGAATTTTTACATGTGGTCGATTTGGACGGGGCGCTGGCCGGGAAACCGGTAAATACTGATGCTATTAGAGAGATTGTCCAGGCTGTGGATATTCCTGTACAGCTGGGCGGCGGAATCCGGTCGCTGGAGACCATTGCGGCGCTGCTGGCGGCGGGGATCCACAGAGTTATTTTGGGTTCGGTTGCGGTTCGCCGGCCTGATTTGGTCAAGGCGGCCTGCGACCGGTTTGGCGGGCGGATTGTTGTCGGCATCGACGCCCGTGACGGTCAGGCCGCGGTCGAGGGCTGGGGGGTAACCGGGGGAGTGAGCGCCGGGGAATTGGCGCAAAAAATGGCTGCCGCCGGCGTTGAGAGGATTATTTATACCGATATAGCCCGTGACGGCACCCTGTCCGGGGTGAATGTCGCCGCTACGGCGGCCTTGGCCCGGCTGGCCGGCATTCCGGTGATCGCTTCCGGCGGGGTGAGCGGCATTGATGATATTAAGGCTGTCAAGACGGCTGAAGCTGACGGGGTGGAAGGGGTAATTGTCGGCAAGGCTATTTATACCGGCAGCCTCAGTTTAACGGAAGCTATTGATTGGGCGCGGGGAGGGTGA
- the hisH gene encoding imidazole glycerol phosphate synthase subunit HisH, producing the protein MIAIIDYGMGNLYSVEKAFARLGARVVVTSEAKAIAQADKVVLPGVGAFGDCMKNLRSSGLIPVIESVIAGGKPFLGICLGLQLLFEGSEEDPGVDGLGIFAGQVRKITAPDLKIPHMGWNSLAFQQTSPLFKGVDAGSYVYFVHSYHAVPEADIVTAVADYGQTVTAAVGRDNVQAVQFHPEKSSSVGLSILANFVKL; encoded by the coding sequence ATGATTGCAATCATTGATTATGGCATGGGCAATCTGTATAGTGTGGAAAAAGCCTTTGCCAGGTTGGGAGCCCGGGTTGTGGTAACCAGTGAAGCGAAAGCGATTGCGCAGGCCGATAAAGTGGTTTTGCCGGGGGTAGGAGCGTTTGGCGACTGCATGAAAAATCTGCGCAGCTCTGGTTTGATTCCGGTCATCGAGTCGGTGATTGCCGGCGGCAAACCGTTCCTGGGCATCTGCCTGGGCCTGCAGCTGTTGTTTGAGGGCAGTGAAGAAGATCCCGGCGTGGACGGCCTGGGGATATTTGCCGGGCAGGTCCGAAAGATTACGGCCCCTGATCTAAAAATTCCCCATATGGGATGGAATAGCCTGGCTTTCCAGCAGACCAGCCCGTTGTTTAAGGGCGTGGACGCCGGTTCCTATGTTTATTTTGTTCACAGCTATCACGCCGTGCCGGAGGCTGATATTGTGACTGCTGTGGCCGACTATGGCCAGACGGTTACCGCCGCTGTGGGGCGGGACAATGTGCAGGCTGTGCAGTTCCATCCGGAAAAATCGAGCAGCGTTGGTTTGTCCATTCTGGCGAATTTTGTTAAACTGTAA
- the hisB gene encoding imidazoleglycerol-phosphate dehydratase HisB: MSRSAAIARKTAETTIEVKLQIDGGGNSSIHSGIGFFDHMLVLLSRHGLFDLTVRCAGDLEVDGHHTVEDIGIVLGQALKQSLGDKQGIKRYGTAFVPMDEALAMVSLDISGRPYLVYDVATPAPSIGAYDCELTEEFLRALAVNAGLTLHVKLLTGKNSHHIIEAIFKALGRALDEATRQDERIVGVMSTKGTLEG; the protein is encoded by the coding sequence ATGAGCCGGTCAGCAGCAATTGCGCGTAAAACAGCGGAAACAACAATTGAAGTCAAGCTTCAAATTGATGGCGGCGGCAATTCCAGTATTCATTCCGGGATTGGTTTTTTTGATCACATGCTGGTATTGCTGAGCCGGCATGGTTTGTTTGATTTAACGGTCAGGTGCGCCGGTGATCTGGAAGTTGACGGCCATCATACCGTTGAGGATATCGGTATTGTTTTAGGGCAGGCGTTAAAACAGTCCCTCGGGGACAAACAGGGCATTAAACGGTATGGCACCGCCTTTGTGCCCATGGATGAAGCGTTGGCCATGGTGTCGCTGGATATCAGCGGCCGGCCGTATTTGGTTTACGATGTTGCAACGCCGGCGCCCAGCATCGGGGCTTACGACTGTGAACTGACCGAGGAATTTTTGCGGGCGCTGGCGGTCAATGCCGGATTAACTTTGCATGTTAAGTTATTGACCGGGAAAAATTCACATCATATTATTGAAGCAATATTCAAGGCGCTGGGGCGGGCTTTGGATGAAGCCACCCGCCAGGACGAACGGATTGTTGGCGTAATGTCCACCAAAGGCACTTTGGAGGGCTGA
- the hisC gene encoding histidinol-phosphate transaminase: MADYRPGLNELPTYSVEEREWEIKIDANESSFNLPPLVQERLMNRLAGLAFNRYPDIGMKGLKEQIAGNFQLRSDNVLIGNGSSEILEKLFHAYGGGGRSIVFPAPSFSMYDIYAKLSESRAIPVQLESDYSLRPDKVLAAARDSAAKLIVLCTPNNPTGNAMEEQDIEYIVQQAGCPVVVDEAYIEFHGRSAVDLLNRYANVMIARTFSKAYGFASARIGYLIAAADIVAMLGKICMPYHVNALSLAGAEIIYQMRNEFAPYIQQTIGERRQLAAALEELPGVTVYSSVTNFLLVKFTQAGRVAAVLAEHGIGVRDFSSVPGLIDCLRISIGTPAQNDRVLKIITGCRERG, encoded by the coding sequence ATGGCGGATTACCGGCCAGGATTAAACGAACTGCCCACTTATTCCGTAGAGGAACGCGAGTGGGAGATAAAAATTGACGCAAATGAAAGCAGTTTCAATTTACCGCCATTGGTACAGGAACGTCTGATGAACCGCCTGGCGGGTCTGGCGTTCAACCGTTATCCGGATATTGGAATGAAAGGTCTTAAAGAACAAATTGCCGGGAATTTCCAGTTGCGCAGCGACAATGTGTTGATCGGCAATGGCTCAAGTGAAATTTTGGAAAAGTTATTTCATGCCTATGGCGGCGGCGGGCGCAGCATTGTTTTTCCTGCGCCTTCCTTTTCCATGTACGACATTTACGCCAAGTTGTCGGAAAGCAGGGCAATTCCGGTCCAGCTGGAGTCCGATTATTCGCTGAGACCGGATAAGGTGCTGGCTGCGGCCAGGGATTCAGCGGCCAAACTGATCGTGCTTTGCACGCCCAATAATCCTACCGGCAATGCAATGGAAGAGCAGGATATTGAATATATTGTCCAACAGGCCGGCTGCCCGGTGGTTGTGGACGAAGCTTATATTGAGTTTCATGGCCGGTCGGCAGTTGACTTATTGAACCGGTATGCCAATGTGATGATTGCCCGTACTTTCTCCAAAGCCTATGGTTTTGCTTCAGCCCGGATTGGTTATCTGATTGCTGCGGCTGATATTGTCGCCATGCTGGGTAAAATCTGCATGCCTTATCATGTCAATGCCCTGTCTTTAGCCGGGGCGGAAATTATTTATCAGATGCGCAACGAGTTTGCGCCTTACATCCAGCAGACGATTGGCGAACGCCGGCAGCTGGCTGCGGCGCTTGAGGAATTGCCGGGCGTGACGGTTTATTCTTCGGTTACCAACTTCTTACTGGTTAAGTTTACCCAGGCGGGCAGGGTTGCGGCCGTGCTTGCGGAACATGGCATCGGGGTGCGTGATTTCAGCAGTGTACCGGGCCTGATTGACTGCCTGAGGATTTCGATCGGGACACCGGCTCAGAATGACAGGGTATTAAAGATAATTACCGGGTGCCGGGAAAGGGGCTGA
- the hisD gene encoding histidinol dehydrogenase, translating into MKVVDTKDLSAREVINLLKKPAFDEVRLDDRVKAGIRRNFGADLTAAQVVDKIVTAVRAGGDEAVAGFTKLIDGADFSGKSFEVSPAEFTAARKAVDDKVLASIRLAIDNVRRYHTEQLPKSWLTYREHGAILGQNCLPLDRVGIYVPGGTAAYPSSVIMNAVPAVVAGVKEILMAVPPARDGSVNPYVLTAAREAGVTRVFKAGGAQAVAALAFGTETVPKVDKITGPGNIFVTLAKKAVYGYCDIDMLAGPSEILIVADHTANARYIAADLLSQAEHDLLASSILITDSPALAGQVAAEVEAQLAVLPRQEIAAAALTGNGLIIVVRDMAEAIELANASAPEHLEILTADPFQQLPYVRHAGAVFLGPYSPEPLGDYLAGPNHVLPTGGTARFYSVLNVETFMKRTSIIAYTKAALSGVSADVIRLATAEGLEAHANAIRVRGE; encoded by the coding sequence GTGAAAGTTGTTGATACAAAGGATTTGTCAGCCCGGGAAGTTATCAATTTGCTGAAAAAGCCGGCTTTTGACGAAGTGAGGCTTGACGACAGGGTGAAAGCCGGCATTAGGAGGAATTTTGGCGCTGATCTGACGGCAGCTCAGGTTGTCGACAAGATTGTAACTGCAGTACGGGCCGGAGGGGACGAAGCGGTGGCTGGCTTTACCAAGCTGATTGACGGCGCCGATTTTTCCGGCAAATCGTTTGAGGTCAGTCCGGCGGAATTTACCGCCGCCAGAAAGGCGGTGGACGATAAGGTATTAGCCTCTATCAGGCTGGCCATTGACAATGTCCGCCGGTACCATACCGAACAATTGCCGAAATCCTGGCTGACTTACCGGGAGCATGGGGCAATACTGGGTCAGAACTGCCTGCCGCTGGACCGGGTTGGCATCTACGTTCCCGGCGGTACAGCGGCTTATCCCTCCTCGGTAATTATGAATGCAGTTCCCGCCGTTGTGGCCGGTGTCAAGGAGATCCTCATGGCCGTGCCGCCGGCGCGCGACGGCAGTGTCAATCCCTATGTTTTAACCGCAGCCCGCGAAGCCGGAGTGACCAGGGTATTCAAAGCCGGCGGTGCGCAGGCGGTTGCCGCGTTGGCTTTTGGTACGGAAACGGTGCCGAAAGTGGATAAGATCACCGGCCCGGGCAATATCTTTGTTACCCTGGCGAAAAAAGCCGTTTACGGGTACTGCGATATTGATATGCTGGCAGGTCCCAGTGAAATTCTGATTGTAGCTGATCATACCGCCAATGCGCGCTATATTGCCGCTGACTTGCTCAGCCAGGCCGAACATGACCTGCTGGCGTCAAGTATTCTCATCACCGACTCTCCGGCCCTGGCCGGTCAGGTAGCGGCCGAGGTTGAAGCGCAGCTGGCCGTTCTGCCGCGTCAGGAAATTGCCGCGGCCGCCCTGACCGGGAACGGTTTGATCATTGTCGTCCGGGACATGGCTGAAGCAATCGAGCTTGCCAATGCTTCAGCGCCGGAGCATCTGGAAATTTTAACGGCCGATCCTTTTCAGCAGCTGCCGTATGTACGGCATGCCGGGGCGGTGTTTCTGGGACCCTATTCGCCTGAGCCGTTAGGCGATTATCTGGCCGGGCCGAACCATGTCCTGCCGACAGGCGGAACAGCGCGGTTTTATTCGGTGCTGAATGTGGAAACCTTTATGAAGAGAACCAGTATCATTGCTTATACCAAAGCCGCTTTAAGCGGGGTAAGCGCAGATGTTATCCGGCTGGCCACTGCGGAAGGTTTGGAAGCTCATGCAAATGCAATCAGGGTGAGAGGTGAATAA
- the hisG gene encoding ATP phosphoribosyltransferase — MTSSDMEYLTIALPKGKLFTPAAALLGKLGCTAEGLSENSRKLVISNEVEKIRFIITKTADLPTYVEYGAADIGIIGKDVLLEESKDVYELLDLKFGYCRMVVAVPQALKQEKLSDYAHMRVATKYPNIAERYFHSMGIQTEIIKLNGSIELGPMVGLAEIIVDLVETGRTLKENQLVEVAQIHPATARLIANRVSFKMKFPRIEKLVEDIKSLLESEAGK, encoded by the coding sequence GTGACTTCAAGCGATATGGAATATCTTACGATTGCCTTGCCGAAGGGCAAATTGTTTACGCCGGCGGCCGCTTTGCTGGGAAAATTAGGCTGCACGGCCGAAGGCCTTAGTGAAAACTCCCGTAAATTAGTGATCAGCAATGAGGTTGAAAAAATAAGATTTATCATTACGAAAACGGCTGATCTGCCTACCTATGTCGAATACGGCGCTGCCGATATTGGCATTATTGGCAAGGATGTGCTGCTGGAAGAAAGCAAAGATGTCTATGAACTGCTGGATTTAAAGTTTGGCTACTGCCGGATGGTGGTGGCCGTACCGCAGGCATTGAAGCAGGAAAAGCTGAGTGATTACGCACATATGAGGGTAGCCACGAAATACCCCAATATTGCGGAACGGTATTTTCATAGTATGGGTATTCAAACCGAAATTATTAAACTGAATGGTTCGATTGAATTGGGACCAATGGTGGGGCTGGCCGAAATTATCGTTGATCTGGTTGAAACCGGCCGTACGCTGAAAGAGAATCAGTTGGTAGAGGTTGCGCAGATTCATCCTGCAACCGCCCGGTTAATTGCCAACCGGGTCAGTTTTAAAATGAAGTTTCCCCGCATTGAAAAATTAGTGGAAGACATAAAAAGCTTACTGGAAAGCGAGGCTGGAAAGTGA
- a CDS encoding D-2-hydroxyacid dehydrogenase, with product MPAFNILVINKLAERHIAAIKSAAPDSTVLAAEPADAGRHIGDANIVATWGTADFRPLFTQAPELRWVHALSAGVEKLLFPEMLNSSVKLTNSRGIHGIPMSEHVLSLILAFTRGLHVLFKQQQQQIWQRTPLEEVYEKTIGIVGLGSIGREVAKRAKALGMRVIAAKREQTAELFVDELYLPDQLTDLLKTADFIVVALPLTAQTRHLFTTALFRQMKPSAYFINVSRGAVVNEADLTAALREGTIKGAALDVFEQEPLPQSSPLWTMPNVIITPHIAAISPYYLDRAIKLFCQNLTSFAAGEDMVNLIDKQKGY from the coding sequence ATGCCTGCATTCAATATTCTGGTCATAAATAAACTGGCGGAGCGGCATATCGCCGCTATTAAAAGCGCTGCACCGGACAGCACGGTGCTTGCGGCCGAACCGGCTGACGCCGGCCGGCATATAGGAGACGCCAATATTGTGGCAACCTGGGGAACAGCAGATTTTCGGCCGTTATTTACCCAGGCTCCCGAATTACGGTGGGTTCATGCCCTGAGCGCCGGTGTGGAAAAGCTGCTGTTTCCTGAAATGCTGAATTCGTCGGTCAAGCTTACCAACTCCCGGGGAATTCACGGCATTCCCATGTCGGAGCATGTATTGTCCCTGATCCTGGCGTTTACCCGCGGACTGCATGTGCTGTTCAAACAGCAACAGCAGCAAATCTGGCAACGCACTCCGCTGGAGGAAGTTTACGAAAAGACCATCGGCATCGTTGGTTTGGGCAGTATCGGGCGCGAAGTCGCCAAACGGGCCAAAGCGCTGGGTATGCGGGTGATTGCCGCCAAACGGGAACAAACCGCCGAATTATTCGTGGATGAGCTTTATCTGCCTGACCAACTGACCGATTTGCTGAAAACCGCCGATTTTATTGTTGTCGCATTACCGTTAACCGCCCAGACCCGGCACCTCTTTACCACTGCATTATTCAGGCAGATGAAGCCTTCGGCTTATTTCATCAATGTTTCCCGGGGAGCGGTCGTGAATGAAGCCGACCTGACTGCCGCTTTGCGCGAGGGAACCATCAAAGGAGCGGCGCTGGATGTTTTTGAACAGGAGCCACTGCCGCAAAGCTCACCGCTTTGGACTATGCCCAACGTCATCATCACACCGCATATTGCCGCAATTTCCCCTTATTATCTGGACCGGGCAATTAAGCTGTTTTGTCAAAACCTGACCAGCTTTGCCGCCGGTGAAGATATGGTCAATTTGATTGACAAGCAAAAAGGCTATTAA